A region of the Apium graveolens cultivar Ventura chromosome 6, ASM990537v1, whole genome shotgun sequence genome:
aacttagcttctttcttgagagagaatacaatttctaatcTATCCAGTCCTATCTTAAAAAAAGGGCctcagttaactttatatgatagttaactttggtttacacagtgaacaataagaagtgctaatcgcttttctaacctgtcactaatcacttctatttaagggaaaagtgagatttccatatctagattagcatatcttcatccactgtgtattggttgatcctcctttgtcagttaatcttcaccattaatcttgcacatctctcaagctgctttttgtagacttgtcaatccagctgtgtgaattgtttattgatttgaaaccttggatattgaactgttctgcaattctgtacttagagaaatgtcttcacttcgagatctccaattaagctgtagagaactcgacatctcgataggcatgttggcttgtcgatatctctgaaacttcattgttgacttgacttatcgacaactctgagttctctagtgaattttggtttatcgataactcagagttctctaatggactttggcttatcgataactcagagttctctaatgaatgtatacttgtcgatatctctgagttctcgaatgggtatctgacttatcgatatctcaaaTAGCATTTcatgagttctcgatagacaattcctgagttctcaataggtctttctgagttctcgaataacttctctataacactaattatgggacttgtagagatcttgacttagaatgtttttcaccaaacagaattattcaactccaagcttcttcataattcttctgaggcataacCTTCTGGATGTTCtttcagatagaattcttaggcttgacactgtttagagaaaaatggttcagtctgctccatttacattttacagacattaagtgttacaagtataaattacagattaaggttacaatacaactaatcttagtgttgtcaatatgacttagtcttgttatgatacaggcatgtcttgcacaaaaaAAGCTCTCTTCTTTTCTTCACTAGTTGCAAGTTTCTTCTCAAGCATTGCTATCCGTTCTTCAAGAAGTGCCATTTTTTCATCTTAAAAAATTCTTATGTTATTCAAGTAGGTGATAACATCATCGTGCCTGCCTAAAGTCTGAGGATCGTACCATCGATAGTAGTTGCATCTCCCCTGTAATTTTTAAACAATTATAAAGTTCCAAAAAACCAACTTAATTGCATCAAAATTTCAATACAAACGGCTTACTTGGGGTTGCCAACATGTGTAGAACTTTCTCCCGAGATTGTTGAGTGACCAAGATGTATACATCTTGGCCCTTTTTCTGTAATAACAAAGTTGCTCATTCATCGAAACTTGGAACGACCTTGCGGAGCTTGACGCCATGTGCCTTTTGAACTTAAGGTTGAATTGAAGTTTGTCCAAGAACGAATTAGATGAATAAAATGggaaatatttaataatttttagtGAAGAACCTTAATTCGTTGAGGTCTGATTTCAGTCTGTATATATAGACCCATGGTATTATAGTCGTTGCGCAGCCACGTAAGCATCGGGTCACTCACTCGGTAGCTGCATATCCATGTCATACAGTTGACCGTTACTAATCTCTGTTGACTCTGACGGAATGAACAATTAGAGTTAATTAGTGATTACATCGAGTCAGATTTGCAGTCAGTGACCTACTTAAAACATTTGGCCCCAATGAGTGACGTATTTGACATTTAACCCATTTTTAATGGCATTTTTGTAATAccaatttttattttgattttacaaATTTACCCTCGTGCATTTGTATGAGAAAATGTTATAAACTCACACTACTATTTGAGGGCTGAGGTCATCCTTGGGAAATGATTCTGTTTAAAAATTACGACTCTGTCATTAAAAATATACTATATACTTAGGTAAGCCCCTTAAGTACATCCTTAGGGGCATTTTTCTTATAACGCAACAACTTTTCATAATTGGGGCTTAAATAGCGGCCTCCCATCCTTTATATCTGTCCTTTATCAAGTTAATTCAGGGGATTTTATTGAGTTTATTATGATAAGAAGTCTGAAATTGCAGGTTTTTTCACGTGATAAGGCAAGATCTAATCGTCCGGAGTCACTCTATAAAATAAGCTTTTCTTTTGTTTTCATTGATTTTTTTCAATAAAACAtaattttttgggtgtttgtATATCTAACCtttggtaatattttttttgtccATCATTTTAGGTGTTTTGTTATAGTTTtctttaattatattttgttttattaggtattgtatctgttaagaatgattttattaatatttttggATCTGAAAAACCCACATTAAATCTGCTTTGATGGTGATTATTGTAAGAACTCAACTTTCACAACCAAAAAATTATTCATCCTTTGTGGTTTACATTTTTGACATGTTTACACATATTGATATCGGGTGTGTCACTATCTGAATCTCAACCAATAAGATTAGAGTTTCTTTGAAGCGCTGACAATTGTTTTTTACGTAATAAGGTCAATTGTAATATTAATGTTGTTAGGAATGGCGTAGTTTGGATAGTTTCAAATatctttgatttcgtttttaattgtaagaatttttaaattttgtgtattaaaatattaataaacaaATCAGCTAATTATTTTAAGTCTATTATTTGTTTTCCAGTCTGATTGTATCGACAGTTAAAAATTTGTTTCGACTGTgctatattttatttaataaaaattgtattttataaaaaaaaaattgaatctCTATATAATTTACTAAAACCTGGTTAATTGTTAATTAGacacattaataaaatatttagaacGGATCCGTGTACCACCCTCTTTTGTATTGTGTTACCTGCCTGCCTCTTAAGAATGAAAGCCGCCATCTATAATCTACCTGCTTACATTTTTAAAAACTATGATCTACCTGCTTACTactaaatttttttttttgaaatgtaACCTTTTCACTGTCTTATTTTGTTCTTTCTTCGATTctttaaatattatataaaattgTTGTTCAGATTTCAGAGTGCATGAAATGGAATGTTGACTCATAATATTTTAAGATTAGGTGTCACAGAGTAATAtgaaaatatttaatatttatgaTACTAGTATACTTTATTAATCCAATCTTATATATGTAAGGAAAACCCATGTATTGAAATAGATAATTTTTTATTTTGTCTATAGAATGCTAAATGAGTTGATATGTTCATAAATATTTTGATATTCGATTTTATTTCAGTCTAATTTATAAACGAGTCGaatataaatacaattttatAGGTCGatttataaataagccgaacttGAGCTAGTTCGATTTGAAAGTTTGCGAATAAGTTCGCTTGCTATTCGTGAATATATTTGTGAGTAGTATTTGTGAACTTAGTCGTTGATATAAGTATAACTCATGAATAATTATATGAATTATTAGTTATATGTGCTCGTAAATCACACATGCTTATGAGATATTATTTAGTGAATAATTGTGTATATGTTAATCTACAAAtcaatttattaatttatttaatctattttttttaatttctttataATCATAGGACTTAAATTATAATACATAGATGTTAAATATATAACTATTTTATTTAAATTGTGTTCATGTATTCAATTAATGTGTCGATATCAATATTTTAAATAGAAATAATGTAATTTAATCAAAATTGGAATGCTTGTTTTGTAACCTTCTTaaaaatttcttttattttaagAACAAGAATAAGTGAATATCATGCGAAAATTTGCGAATCGTGAGAATGAGTTTGTAAACTAAGTTATTTGTAATTAAAATTTTGTGTTGTTCGTTGAACCATATATAGTTCGTGAACATATTCGTAAATAACTTTTTTGTTAATGAGCTGATACATGAATAAAAATTTTAACTTGATAAAAATTCGAGCTcaaatttgatataattttaacGAGCTAATACATGAACACTTAAGAATTTGGCTTGATTCGGCTCACTTACGGCCCTAATTATTTTAAATGCTTGATTAAGGACATCGATTACCGACTTAGGAATTAGGAGGACCAGAGTAACCCGGATAACAATCCAAAATCACATTACatgtaatatatttttttttgaaaattataatGTAAATAGAGCGTTCCTCCCTAGCTATACAGAAATTTACGCATTGAACATTTTTCAGGCTAGAATTGACGGCTCATGCCCTGTGTTTCTTTTTCAATATAAATATAGTGCCGATTAATCGTAAATGTCAACTGGTTTATGCAGCTAGATTATGAGCTCAAGTCAGAATTAGTTGTTAAGTCCGGGAAAACTTTAATCACAATTAAAGAATTAGGTTAAGTGATATGTCAATAAATCCAGGGTGTATTAGTTAAAAGTACAGGTGTGAAATGTATGATCTAGTCATATCCTCGTGGGTTGTATGTTGGACATTAAGACAAAGTCGTAGGTTATATAGAATCATGTCTAAGAATAATTTGCATTATTAATTTCTCTGATTAAGTCAGATTTCATTTCTACTTATTTTAATAGGTTTTCTTAGTTGAATTCAATCAATATTGAACCTGGAGTTAAATTTGATCTTGTTATGTTAGTTCTGATTATTAAATTAGATACCCACTCAAACGGCGCCTTTAAACGAGttatttgataaaatttatttCTATGTTCCAGGTGATGATATGAGACTAGACCGTGGGCGTGGGATAGTAAAGGATAGTCGCACCGGATAAAAAACGTTGATTCCCAATTTTTTGTTAGAGTTATTTTACTGTGAATTATTATTATAAGaattttgataaataaatatttgataaATGAATAATTTCATCAAATTAATATTTTTCCGATCCCAACATAATGAAaacaatatatttttttattttgatgaatgaataattttgattattaaataattttttcagtCCAAAAAGTATTCATTTTTGGAGGTTTAACTGTACTTAAATTATTAATCTCACCATACTCATGTTCACCGAAAATTAAGCAtgtaagtaattaaataatttaaaaatctaACAATGTTTTAAGCTTTCGAATATATCTTTTCtcttaaaaaattaaaaagaaatacGAGAATTGAGTTAATCGGTAATGTTCTCCTTAGAACCCTTAACTATAAACTCTTACAATTTATACATTTTACGTAAGTTAACGAAGATTCTCCCGCAAAACTCACCTTATTTTTTAGTTCTCTATTCTTCGATTGAACTTTATATTCAGTATTTAAATCATGAGATACTTTAAATTGAATCcagttcaaaatttttggttaTGCAGCTTTGTATTGAAATCATGAAATATTTTAACAATTGAATTCAGAGAGTAGTTCAAAATTTTGACTTCTGCAACAAAAATAGCATATTAATACTACGCAATAAACGAATTCTGCTTGAGAATCCTAAGTACAAATAAAGCAAATGTTGTTGAGTTCATGTATTGGACATAATATTTTATAGCAAAATTCGCTTTATTATATAGTATTAATATATTATTTACGTAGAGTGCAAACGTAAAATTTTGTCTTATTTGTAATATTAATTAGAATTCTGCGGCAGAATTGTACATGTAAAATATCGTGTTTATATAGCAGAATTGCACATGTAAAATATCgtgtttatatattatattttgaaattatatttaaatacACAATGAtgcaaaaaacatatatttaGATTTGAATCCtgaaaatatatttaaaatttaagatTCTACGATAGAACTCGTCTTATACTATATTGGTTCTAAAATTGTATTTTAGGTATTGATTCTAAATTAAACACACTCTAAGTTAGAGTAAATCCGAGAATCACCTAAATATGTTCTTTAGTTAAAATTTGAGGGGGTTGAAGCAAAAATCATCTTCAACACATGTCTTGCGCATTCTCAAATTATTAGGAGTCTGAAACTAAGAgcatatataaaaatataatttataaggAGTATAGAAATTAACTTTTGAAATTGCTCGCATGTAATATAATGGACGAATAATTGAAATTCTAGAAGCAGCAGTGTTTAGTGGTATTATTATGTCAATCCGTACACACTTACTTTAATGTGATATTATGAAGTAAAATATGAATACATCTGCGAAGATTCTCAACATAAAGACCAAACCATTTTTTAAACAACATCAAAACCATACTTGACAACGTATTTTTGTAACTTATTTCTGAGCTTAATGACTTAACGTGTAGAATTATGAAAATACTGGACGCataaaaataattatcaaaataattatgaaatatcAAATATTATAAACTCATCTATTAATATCAATATtgttaattaaattatttcatattattatttcatatatattgtgttatttaataataatttttatacATTTCTTTAATAACTTTAGCATTAGTCGAAAAATTAGGCAGAGAAAATGTATAGTAATTTGTTGTTGTGACGCGTGGTTGGATAGAGTAAAACATGCATGTGAGTGAGAAAGGCCATTTAGATAACGCCTTGCGCTTGTCACGTCTGTCTGAGCTGGATCGATCATATCTGTCAACTCAATATATTTATTAGTATTTTATTGATCTGTGCAATGGCTTATATATACGAGTATGGGCAACATGATTCCATACACGTTACAAACATAAACATTTATTTGTATTGATAGAGAGATTCATACATTAAGAGGGTGAGTTTTATTTTATAtctcgagagagagagagagagagagagagagagagatcgaGAAATGGGAAAAGAAAATGTTAGCGGAGAAATAGAAGAGATTATAAGCTGGTCATCAACACCAACAAAGCAAGAAGTGCCACTCCTGGCTCTAAATCATGTTTCTTATGTCTGCAAATCTCTCCCTACATCAGTTCAATTCTACCAGGATGTACTGGGATTCGTGCTCGTTAAACGCCCGTCTTCATTCGACTTCGAAGGAGCATGGTATGTCGTTAAATTTCTCGTAATTGACCTTATCCTAGACTTTGCGAGTTACTTTGATAAATATATTCAATATGGTGTGtatagttttttatttttatgtttCAATTAAAGAATGTGTTCTAAGAGGGAATATTTTGTTAAATTTTGAAGGTTGTTCAACCATGGAATTGGCATACATTTGCTAGAAGTGAAAGATGCAGTGACAAAACAGGGTCAAAAAATAAATCCGAAAGACAACCATATTTCCTTCCAATGCTCAAACATGAACCTCATTATTCAGCAGCTGGAGGCAATGGGCGTGGAATACGCGACAGCGGTGGTGACAGAAGGCGGCGTGGTGGTGGATCAGCTGTTTTTCCATGACCCGGATGGTTACATGATTGAAATTTGCAATTGCCAAAACCTGCCTATTCTTCCTCTTTCTGGCCTTTCTTCATGCCCTATCCCTAAGTCAACAACTCTTAGTAACAACAATGCATTGCCTTCCCCTTGTGGTA
Encoded here:
- the LOC141663945 gene encoding glyoxylase I 4-like; translated protein: MGKENVSGEIEEIISWSSTPTKQEVPLLALNHVSYVCKSLPTSVQFYQDVLGFVLVKRPSSFDFEGAWLFNHGIGIHLLEVKDAVTKQGQKINPKDNHISFQCSNMNLIIQQLEAMGVEYATAVVTEGGVVVDQLFFHDPDGYMIEICNCQNLPILPLSGLSSCPIPKSTTLSNNNALPSPCGNVSSKWEVEAMMMEHLVVGMMDIF